One Musa acuminata AAA Group cultivar baxijiao unplaced genomic scaffold, Cavendish_Baxijiao_AAA HiC_scaffold_349, whole genome shotgun sequence genomic region harbors:
- the LOC135658113 gene encoding probable E3 ubiquitin-protein ligase XBOS32, translating to FAGAGSSPLHYAACGGSAVCCEVLIARGASLDAENSNGWTPLMVARSWHRNWLEGILSNQPDHRVKILPSPYISLPLMSIMRIAREFGWRSTIQSPACIDPCVVCLERRCTVAAEGCNHEFCTRCALYLCSTNSTSTILSSPPGSIPCPLCRHAIVSFAKIPGMSPTRELPRTSLSLSLCATCPAADVSDSTTPMATQLCKPDFHCTRIPPLGSSSFWSLSCQRLPPTKLYSSLCMGVPETSSCLMRCSRSLRRSASQGESSGRSCLFAFSHIADSS from the exons TTTGCAGGTGCTGGAAGCTCGCCCCTCCACTATGCTGCTTGTGGTGGAAGTGCAGTTTGCTGTGAA GTTCTTATTGCCAGAGGAGCTAGTTTGGATGCTGAAAACTCGAATGG CTGGACTCCTTTGATGGTAGCCCGTTCATGGCATAGAAATTGGCTTGAGGGCATCTTAAGTAATCAACCAGATCATCGCGTAAAGATCCTTCCTTCCCCGTATATATCTCTTCCCCTTATGAGCATCATGAGGATTGCTAG AGAATTTGGTTGGAGAAGCACAATCCAGTCGCCTGCATGCATTGATCCATGTGTTGTTTGCTTGGAAAGAAGAtgcacagttgctgctgaag GTTGCAATCATGAGTTCTGCACCAGATGTGCTCTCTACCTGTGTTCCACCAACAGCACATCCACCATCCTATCTTCTCCGCCGGGATCAATACCCTGCCCCCTCTGCCGGCACGCTATCGTATCGTTTGCCAAGATCCCAGGGATGAGCCCAACGAGGGAGCTGCCAAGAACGAGCCTCTCCTTGTCTCTCTGCGCCACATGCCCAGCCGCGGACGTATCGGATTCTACTACTCCCATGGCCACTCAGCTCTGCAAGCCAGACTTCCACTGCACACGGATCCCTCCTCTGGGTTCCTCCTCGTTCTGGTCATTGAGCTGCCAAAGGTTGCCCCCCACCAAGCTATACTCCTCGCTCTGCATGGGAGTTCCTGAGACGAGCTCGTGCCTGATGAGATGCTCGAGGTCTTTGAGGCGATCGGCCTCTCAAGGGGAGAGCAGTGGAAGATCGTGTCTTTTTGCCTTCAGCCATATTGCCGACAGCAGTTGA